A stretch of Candidatus Binatia bacterium DNA encodes these proteins:
- a CDS encoding alpha/beta hydrolase — MPAPRPTQPSTPPADAFEIHRARVAEGMNLAYVREGVGGYPLLLVHGYPETKRVWWRNILPLAEAGFEVIVPDLRGYGDSDLSEKDEYDIVLYSKDLFALVHDVLGHEKFGLIAGDVGGAVIVDMANRHPEHADRMIFFNTVAPVIYEEPEWYAERSLSMNPLEHGPTGDYRIRQGRDPEKLRADLDTPARCRQYVRDFYEHRLLASQGSFEETDFDFMVEPFGDINRLAAAWAPYQLEYGRPMSEIPMMMQKTQTPTMILHGPDDQIVPKDFPKLCELAFPNRTGPLVVPECGHFLQWERADVLNDLAILYFAGLRPGR; from the coding sequence ATGCCCGCCCCTCGGCCCACACAGCCCTCCACTCCTCCCGCCGACGCCTTCGAGATCCATCGCGCGCGCGTCGCCGAAGGGATGAACCTCGCGTATGTCCGTGAGGGCGTCGGGGGCTATCCCCTGCTCCTCGTTCACGGCTATCCTGAGACGAAGCGGGTGTGGTGGCGGAACATTCTTCCGCTCGCAGAGGCCGGATTCGAGGTCATCGTGCCGGACCTTCGCGGCTACGGCGACTCGGATCTATCCGAGAAAGACGAGTACGACATCGTGCTCTACTCGAAGGACCTCTTCGCTTTGGTCCACGACGTTCTCGGTCACGAGAAGTTCGGCCTGATCGCCGGCGACGTGGGCGGCGCAGTGATCGTCGACATGGCGAATCGTCACCCCGAGCATGCCGATCGGATGATCTTCTTCAATACGGTCGCGCCGGTCATCTACGAGGAACCCGAGTGGTACGCAGAGCGAAGCCTCTCGATGAACCCTCTCGAGCATGGCCCCACCGGAGACTACCGAATCCGGCAGGGGCGCGATCCGGAAAAGCTACGTGCAGACCTCGACACGCCTGCACGTTGCCGCCAGTACGTCCGCGATTTTTATGAGCACCGCCTGCTGGCGTCGCAAGGCTCTTTCGAAGAAACCGACTTCGACTTCATGGTCGAGCCCTTCGGGGACATCAATCGCCTCGCGGCCGCCTGGGCACCGTACCAACTCGAGTACGGGCGGCCGATGAGCGAGATCCCAATGATGATGCAGAAGACCCAGACACCGACGATGATCCTACACGGGCCCGACGATCAGATCGTGCCGAAGGACTTCCCGAAACTCTGTGAACTCGCATTCCCGAATCGGACCGGCCCGCTCGTCGTCCCCGAGTGTGGTCATTTCCTGCAATGGGAGCGGGCGGATGTGCTGAACGATCTCGCGATTCTCTACTTCGCAGGCCTACGGCCTGGGCGTTAG
- a CDS encoding alkyl sulfatase dimerization domain-containing protein, whose product MTIDGLNTGLRQDEIPDTIELPPELADQHSLREQYVSKMIIRQYIGWWDDIPSHWTPAPMDAQAREIVALAGGAPKLVARARDAMREPGLTPRP is encoded by the coding sequence GTGACGATCGACGGCCTGAACACGGGCCTCCGCCAGGACGAGATTCCCGACACCATCGAACTGCCACCCGAGCTGGCAGACCAACACAGCCTGCGGGAGCAGTACGTCTCCAAGATGATCATCAGGCAATACATCGGCTGGTGGGACGACATTCCTTCGCATTGGACCCCGGCACCGATGGACGCGCAGGCGCGCGAGATCGTCGCACTCGCAGGTGGAGCGCCGAAGCTGGTCGCGCGTGCCCGAGACGCGATGAGGGAACCTGGACTAACGCCCAGGCCGTAG